GGGAAGGGCAGATGTGGTACGGCACCGACATCAACAAATTTATGGTCAAGTCTGAAGGGACCTGGGCCAAGGGCGTGGTTGATGGCGGCATTCAGCAGTTTCTCTACAGCCGTGCCATCAGCCCTTACTGGGATTTTCAGACAGGTATCCGCGCTGACCTGGATTCAGGCCCTGCTGACATTTGGGGCGCTGTTGGCGTCCAGGGGCTTTCGCTCTACGAATTCGAGTTGCAGGCAACGGGCTATTTCAATGCCACTGGCGTGGCAGCACGGCTTGAAGCTTCCTATGACATCCTCATAACCAAAAGGTTGTTCCTGCAGCCTGAGGTGGAATTGAACTTCTACAGCCAGGACAACATCAAACGTGGTTATGGGCGCGGCCTGTCAGACATCGATGGTGGCTTGCGGCTGCGCTATGAATTCTGGCGCAAGTTCGCCCCTTACATTGGCGTGACCTATGAAGGGCCCGTTGGCCATGCGGCATGGTTGCGCCGCCATTACGGCAAAGCACGGCGCATTGACACAGGCCTTGGCAAAAACCTGCGCTTCACTTTTGGGTTGCGCACCTGGTTCTGACTTGTGGTTTCACAGGGTGTCCTTGTGAAGTGGGGTGTGGGCACTGACGCGCAAGCCATGCTTCAGCACCCTAAAGCCAATGCCCCCTGAAAGGAGGGAACCCACCAAGATGCCACAGCGTGCCGCTTCCAGGTTGGTGCCGTGGTAGGCAAGGGTAGCGACCAGCAAACTCATGGTGAAGCCAATGCCGCACACCATGGCCCCGCCCCACAGCCACCAGCCCTGCAAGGCGCGGGGCCAATCCCCCCCACGGCCCATGAACAGGCGCGCCAAGCTGACAGCGCCTGTGATCCCCAAAGGTTTGCCAAGCCAAAGCCCCAAAGCAGCCCCCAGGAACGGGGCGCTGCAAAGCCAAGGCAAGCGCAACTGCCCCATGTCGATGGCTGTGCTGGCGAGCGCAAACAGAGGCACTACCAAAAGAAGGCACACAGGCCTGAGCCAGCGTTCAGCGCGGATGGCATTGCCCCAGGGCAAGCAGAAACCAAGCGCCACACCGGCCATGGTTGGTTCAACGCCGCTTTTTTCCAATAAGAGCCAGAGAAGCCCACTTAAAGCCCAACACAGGGCAGCTATGGCTGTGCTTCCCTTAGGGGGCAGGGCGCTGCCCCAACGTCCCAGAACGACCATAAGCGTTATGAGCACTAAGGATGCGCCCAACCAAGGCAAGCTTGGGTGGTGGCCGTAGAAAAGGGCGATTTCGATAATGGCCCCCAAATCATCAAAAACAGCCAGCGCCATAATGAACGACCGCAACCCCAAAGGCAGGGAGAAACGCGCGCCAGTTGGTGCCCTGTAAGTACAGAGGGCCAGGACAGGCACTGTGAAGGCGGCATCTGTGGCTGTGGGCACAGCCCAGCCAGCCGTTCCTGGGGATCCTGGCCAGAAAGCCCCTAGGCACCATGCCATCCCCCCAGGCACCACCATGCCGCCCAGCGCTCCCACCAAGGGCAAAAACGCGGCGCGCTTGCTTGCCAATGTGCCCCCTGGCTGTGCCTCTGAACGGATTTCCAGCGCCATGAGGACAAAAAACAGCCCTAACAGGCCTGACGTGATCCACCATTGGACGTCATGGGGGGGTAAGCCACCTGCGTGCCAAGGCACCATCCATCCCATGGCGGCATGATAAGGGGCCGCCAACATGGGTACGCTGGCGCACAGCACCGCCAGTGCCGCACTGCCCAGCAGAAGGCTGCCCGTCACCACTGGTGAGAGCGCCTTTGAAGGAGGTGTGGAGCTTGGGGAAGCTGATGTGACGGCTGGCTTTGTTGAAAAAGGGTTCTGGGCTTCCAATATTCGCACTCAGGATGAATGTGTTGCCCACAAAGCGCCAAAGCTGGTCAGTGGCTTTGGCTGTGCGGCGGATTTTCCAGTTTTAAAGTCTACAACTATAGCAAGAGAGACAGTCATGGCACAGGACAACGCCCCAGCCCCTGGCGCTGAAACCAGCACGCAAGCAGCCACCAAGGGCACCCATGCGTTTTCAGCCGAGGTTGGGCGGCTGCTCGACCTTGTAGTGCATTCGCTGTACTCAGACCGCGAGATTTTCCTGCGTGAGCTGGTGGCCAATGCTGCAGACGCCATGGACAAGCGCCGTTTCGAAAGCTTGACCGACAAAGCCTTGGCGCTGCCTGCCAAGGCCGCCATCACCTTGACCCCTGATGAAAAAGCCAAAACGCTGACCATCGCCGATGATGGCCTAGGCATGAGTGCTGAAGAACTAGCCAGCCACCTTGGCACCATAGCTCGTTCAGGCACGCGCGCCTTCAGCGCCAAGCTTGCTGATGATCAAAAGGGGAATGCCACGGCAGACAGCCCCAACCTTGTCGGGCAGTTTGGTGTCGGGTTCTACGCTGCTTTCATGGTGGCTGACCGGGTAGAGGTTGTGTCGCGCCGCACTGGTTCTGAGCAGGCCTTCTCCTGGACATCTGACGGTAAAGGCACTTACAGCATAGCGCCAGCTAAGCGCAGCCAGCCAGGTACCACCATTACCTTGCACATGAAGGCTGACGCCACCGACTTCCTCAATCCTGCCCGTGTGGGCGACATCGTTAAGAAATGGGCTGATCACATTTCATGGCCGGTGGAACTGGTGGAGGATGTGGACGGCAAGCGCCAGACACGCCCCCTTAATGAGGGGACAGCCCTTTGGGCCCGCCCTAAAGAGGATGTCACGCCTGAGGAATACGCCGAGTTCTACCGTCACATCTCAAAGCAGTTCGACACCCCCTACGACATACTCCATTGGCAGGCGGAAGGCACAACGGCCTTCACAGCGCTGCTGTTCCTGCCCAGCATGCGCCCGTTTGACTTCCTGGACCGCCAGAGCCGCGAAAGCCAGAGCCAGCTTTACGTGCGGCGCATGTTCATCACAGCGGATGCCCAGCTGTTGCCTGCTTGGCTGCGCTTTGTGCAGGGCGTGGTGGACACAGACGACCTGCCCTTGAACGTTTCACGTGAAATGTTGCAGGCCACCCCTGTTCTGGCGCGCATCCGCAAAGCTGTGACCCGCCGTGTGGTCAACGAGCTTAAAAAACTTGGCCGCAATGCCCTGGCAAATGGCGGCAAGAATGAGGGTGCAGAGGCATGGCTGGAATTCTGGGAAAATTTCGGCCTGGTCATCAAGGAAGGGCTTTGGGAAGATGCCCTCCACCGTGCTGACATCGCTGAATTTGCCTTGTTCCGCTCCACCCACAGCACATCTGAAGGGCTTGAGGGGTGGACAACGCTTGCTGGCTACGTTCAGCGCATGAAGTCAGGGCAGGATGCCATCTATTACCTGGTGGGCGACAACCAGGACGCTTTGCGCGCCAGCCCTCAGCTGGAAGGATTCAAGGCGCGCGGTGTGGAGGTCCTGCTACTGACTGACCCTGTGGACAGCTTCTGGCCAGAGCGCATGGGCAGTTACGATAGCAAGCCCTTCCGCAGCATTGCCCACGCCCATGCTGATTTGGAGAGATTCGAAGCCCCTAAGCCAACCGGCGATGCCGCCCCCCTAGGCAAGTTGCTGCCAGCTCTCACCAAAGCACTGTGTGGGAAGGTCAGCGCCATTCGCGACACAGACCGTTTGACTGACAGCGCTGTGGTGTTGAACCATGAAGGCACACCTGATTTGGCCATGCAGCGCCTGTTGCGCCGTTCAGGCCAAAATGTTCATGCCACAAGCCCTGTTTTGGAAATCAATCCACGCCATCCCCTCATCCAGGCTTTGGCCAAAAAGGTGGAAAGTGGCGCAGATGTGGATGACTACGCTAAGGCCCTGCTTGACCTGGCTTACGTCCAGGAGGGTGATCCTTTGCCTGATCCTGCCGGTTTCGCGCGTTTGTTAACGGCGCTTTTGGCTCAGGGAATTGATAACACTGCAGGAAAAAACACAGCAGGGTGATGGCGTTTCGGGCGCGGGGAGTTTCTTTTTCGCTTTTTCTGTGCCCTAACAAGTGCTGGCCATGATCCTTGCATGGTTGGCGCATCCGCAATAGATGCAGCATTCATTCACATCCCCTAATATTCAGGGTGAAGGATGTATTCCATGGATAAGACAGTTTCTTTTTTCAGTCGTGCTGGCCGCCACATGGCCCTGGGCCTGATGGCCGGTGCTGTGCTGGTTGGCGCCCCCCTGGCTGCCCAAGCTGATGACGCTTCCCCAAGCGTGGTGGACAGCGCTGTGGGGGCTGTGAACAATGCTGCCCACGAAACGGGCAAAATGGTTACCAACAGCGCCAACGCCATTTCAGATGGTTATGATGCCACCACCAAGAAAGTGTCTGAAAAGGCCCATGAGTGGACGGCGGATGCCAAGGACGAAGCCAGCAAGGCCTCTGACAAGACCAAAGCAGCTGCCGCTGACGCCAAGGAAGAAGCCAGCAACGCAGCCGACAAAACCAAGGACGCCGCTGCTGACGCTAAAAACGACCTGAAAAAGCGTGGCCATGCCATGCGCCGCCACATGCGCAAGGATTGGCACAAGGCCCGCAAAGGTGCTGCACGCCATTGGCACAACGCCAAAAGGGCCGTTCACAACAAACTGAATGAAGCTGCCCAGGCCACTGCCCAGTAATCAAAGCAGTTAAGCGATCCAGGCAGCAGGCATAAGGCCTTTTGCCTGTCAGCAATGGAAACGCCATGGCAGCCTTTAGGTTGCCATGGCGTTTTTGCAAAGCTGGTTTGGGTTACCTGTTCTTTGGTGTGTATAACCAACGCCAGGGAATGTGGTGTGTCATTCCCATGACCTGCAGGGAGAATGACGAGATGGCCGGCTTGTCCATGGCGGAAGCGCTGCTGGCGGCTTCCCAAAAAGCTGCAGCAAAAGCTGCTGGGGGCACCCCTTCCAAAGCTGTTGAAAATGCCAAGATACCAGGCGCCGATAGCGGTGGTACGCCTGCCCATGCAACGCAAAACACAGGCCTGGCTTCCATGGTGTTGCAGGCTGGCGCAGCCGCTGAGGCTGAAGAGCGCCAGCGCCGTTCCACACCCCACCTAGAAGCGCGTGGCGCCTATGGTGAGGTCCTGACCATCATTGCCGATAAAGGCATGAAACTGGCCCAGGGCGCCCCTGTGGCCTGCCGCCTTTTTTGGGTGGAGGACAGCAACCGCCGCCGTTGGATGCCCATCCTGATAGAAATGCCCGACCTGCCCCGACCAGACCCTAAGCAGTTCCGCCAGAATGGGCGTTCAAGCGTACGCATTCATGGCACAGGCATAAGCCGCTCGCTGTTCCCGGCTGAGGGGATCAGCGTCATGGTGGAATGGCAGCGCAAAGGCCGCAGCTACTGGCCTGCGCGCCCAGGTTCAGGGTGGGAGCAAAGCGCAGTAACGCGTTCGTTATCACGGCCCTTGGGTTACCGCCCTTCAGCCAGTTCCATCAAGCAGGCCTTAATGGGGTTGTTT
The sequence above is drawn from the Formicincola oecophyllae genome and encodes:
- a CDS encoding copper resistance protein B; amino-acid sequence: MAPLASAQPAPQAAKAGAAKAAASVVEATLKPPHHYVTAHMKAHALSMAQMRQQNQEAMAGWPIMPAPPLHGPALQRQRRLLRAWTPRKPPRVVHRAADAKAPIPLIDGVQPVLDRGRWFHALLEQLEGRYLPGRNTDFRWEGQMWYGTDINKFMVKSEGTWAKGVVDGGIQQFLYSRAISPYWDFQTGIRADLDSGPADIWGAVGVQGLSLYEFELQATGYFNATGVAARLEASYDILITKRLFLQPEVELNFYSQDNIKRGYGRGLSDIDGGLRLRYEFWRKFAPYIGVTYEGPVGHAAWLRRHYGKARRIDTGLGKNLRFTFGLRTWF
- a CDS encoding Na+/H+ antiporter NhaA; this translates as MTGSLLLGSAALAVLCASVPMLAAPYHAAMGWMVPWHAGGLPPHDVQWWITSGLLGLFFVLMALEIRSEAQPGGTLASKRAAFLPLVGALGGMVVPGGMAWCLGAFWPGSPGTAGWAVPTATDAAFTVPVLALCTYRAPTGARFSLPLGLRSFIMALAVFDDLGAIIEIALFYGHHPSLPWLGASLVLITLMVVLGRWGSALPPKGSTAIAALCWALSGLLWLLLEKSGVEPTMAGVALGFCLPWGNAIRAERWLRPVCLLLVVPLFALASTAIDMGQLRLPWLCSAPFLGAALGLWLGKPLGITGAVSLARLFMGRGGDWPRALQGWWLWGGAMVCGIGFTMSLLVATLAYHGTNLEAARCGILVGSLLSGGIGFRVLKHGLRVSAHTPLHKDTL
- the htpG gene encoding molecular chaperone HtpG, giving the protein MAQDNAPAPGAETSTQAATKGTHAFSAEVGRLLDLVVHSLYSDREIFLRELVANAADAMDKRRFESLTDKALALPAKAAITLTPDEKAKTLTIADDGLGMSAEELASHLGTIARSGTRAFSAKLADDQKGNATADSPNLVGQFGVGFYAAFMVADRVEVVSRRTGSEQAFSWTSDGKGTYSIAPAKRSQPGTTITLHMKADATDFLNPARVGDIVKKWADHISWPVELVEDVDGKRQTRPLNEGTALWARPKEDVTPEEYAEFYRHISKQFDTPYDILHWQAEGTTAFTALLFLPSMRPFDFLDRQSRESQSQLYVRRMFITADAQLLPAWLRFVQGVVDTDDLPLNVSREMLQATPVLARIRKAVTRRVVNELKKLGRNALANGGKNEGAEAWLEFWENFGLVIKEGLWEDALHRADIAEFALFRSTHSTSEGLEGWTTLAGYVQRMKSGQDAIYYLVGDNQDALRASPQLEGFKARGVEVLLLTDPVDSFWPERMGSYDSKPFRSIAHAHADLERFEAPKPTGDAAPLGKLLPALTKALCGKVSAIRDTDRLTDSAVVLNHEGTPDLAMQRLLRRSGQNVHATSPVLEINPRHPLIQALAKKVESGADVDDYAKALLDLAYVQEGDPLPDPAGFARLLTALLAQGIDNTAGKNTAG